In the genome of Dermacentor variabilis isolate Ectoservices chromosome 5, ASM5094787v1, whole genome shotgun sequence, one region contains:
- the LOC142582897 gene encoding cholinesterase-like isoform X3: MMPLVSTAMVIGIAMAIADPVVVTENGSVQGTMLTMFNGTSVVDAYLGIPYAAPPVGERRFKEPIPPVPWEPYTLQATKKSPACIQFSPANPLPPWVSNESEQSEDCLYLNVWTPREKRNGTESLRNVMVWIHGGGFNFGSASMDVYDGAVLAAVEDVVVVSMNYRLGIFGFLALPNDRTPAAGNQGLLDQVLALRWIQENIVNFGGDPKRVTLFGESAGGWSIAYHAISPMARLLFHRGIVQSAGVLVQQLADSFSTAETKAMQVADSVGCIPDMNNTSVVSCLQNKSAHHLAIMEAIVCTQYIMCFTAVYGDQYLPNDPVTAADVSVPKEFLLGNVENEGSVFASLWFWMQFPFHSAMNVSKKDMLYFFMKSFSFMPEMVSRAVYNLYVGTLRENEYPKLRSELGHAIGDAFLRCPEVFFGEKLSQHNSNVYYYNMVYHSATATHLDPWFGLTHFEDVQYVFGMPLRDRPPKKYSPADAEFSRYVMHIWVTFSKTGVPPMVDGDAWPLFDTKDHKVVSLDHNHTHTETLRQLDRCRFWEALQKPNLQSGLSDCL; encoded by the exons ATGATGCCTCTTGTCTCCACTGCCATGGTCATCGGCATCGCGATGGCCATTGCAGACCCGGTCGTCGTGACGGAGAACGGCAGCGTCCAGGGAACAATGCTGACCATGTTCAATGGAACGAGTGTGGTGGACGCCTACCTTGGGATACCGTACGCTGCGCCACCTGTCGGAGAACGTCGTTTCAAGGAGCCGATTCCGCCCGTCCCATGGGAGCCATACACGCTGCAAGCAACGAAAAAGAGCCCGGCATGCATACAGTTCTCGCCAGCAAACCCACTGCCACCTTGGGTATCGAATGAAAGCGAACAGAGTGAGGACTGCCTCTACCTGAATGTATGGACACCACGGGAAAAAAGAAACGGCACGGAAAGCTTGCGAAACGTGATGGTGTGGATCCACGGCGGGGGTTTCAATTTTGGGTCAGCCTCAATGGATGTTTACGACGGTGCCGTCCTGGCTGCTGTGGAAGACGTGGTTGTCGTGTCGATGAACTACCGTCTAGGTATATTCGGATTCCTCGCACTGCCAAACGATAGGACGCCAGCTGCGGGAAACCAGGGACTCTTGGACCAAGTGCTCGCCCTGCGATGGATCCAGGAGAACATCGTCAACTTTGGCGGTGACCCGAAGCGAGTGACGCTGTTTGGCGAGAGCGCTGGCGGATGGTCTATCGCGTACCACGCCATCTCGCCCATGGCGCGCTTGCTCTTTCATAGAGGCATCGTCCAAAGTGCCGGAGTCCTGGTCCAGCAGCTTGCTGACTCGTTCAGTACAGCGGAGACGAAGGCGATGCAGGTGGCCGATAGCGTCGGGTGCATACCAGACATGAACAACACCAGCGTCGTTAGTTGCCTGCAAAACAAAAGCGCCCACCACCTGGCCATTATGGAGGCCATTGTGTGCACCCAGTACATAATGTGCTTCACCGCCGTCTACGGCGACCAGTACCTGCCGAATGACCCTGTGACAGCCGCAGACGTGAGCGTACCCAAGGAATTCCTGCTCGGCAACGTGGAAAACGAAGGTTCCGTGTTCGCTAGCCTGTGGTTTTGGATGCAGTTCCCGTTCCATAGTGCCATGAACGTCAGCAAGAAGGACATGTTGTACTTCTTCATGAAAAGCTTCTCGTTCATGCCAGAGATGGTGTCGAGGGCGGTGTACAACTTGTACGTGGGAACGCTTCGGGAAAACGAGTACCCCAAACTGCGGTCGGAACTTGGCCACGCCATCGGTGACGCTTTCCTTCGGTGTCCCGAGGTGTTCTTCGGCGAGAAATTGTCGCAGCACAACTCTAACGTCTACTACTACAACATGGTGTATCACTCGGCTACAGCCACCCACCTTGATCCCTGGTTTGGTCTGACACACTTCGAGGACGTGCAGTACGTCTTCGGAATGCCCCTCAGGGACCGTCCTCCGAAGAAGTACTCGCCGGCTGACGCTGAATTTAGCCGCTACGTCATGCACATATGGGTGACCTTCTCAAAAACTGG GGTTCCGCCTATGGTGGACGGCGATGCGTGGCCGCTATTCGACACTAAGGACCACAAGGTGGTTAGCCTGGACCACAACCACACCCACACAGAGACGCTGCGACAACTGGACCGCTGCCGCTTCTGGGAGGCGCTGCAGAAGCCGAACCTCCAGAGCGGCCTCTCCGATTGCCTCTGA
- the LOC142582897 gene encoding cholinesterase-like isoform X1, with translation MPIRIRNVMMPLVSTAMVIGIAMAIADPVVVTENGSVQGTMLTMFNGTSVVDAYLGIPYAAPPVGERRFKEPIPPVPWEPYTLQATKKSPACIQFSPANPLPPWVSNESEQSEDCLYLNVWTPREKRNGTESLRNVMVWIHGGGFNFGSASMDVYDGAVLAAVEDVVVVSMNYRLGIFGFLALPNDRTPAAGNQGLLDQVLALRWIQENIVNFGGDPKRVTLFGESAGGWSIAYHAISPMARLLFHRGIVQSAGVLVQQLADSFSTAETKAMQVADSVGCIPDMNNTSVVSCLQNKSAHHLAIMEAIVCTQYIMCFTAVYGDQYLPNDPVTAADVSVPKEFLLGNVENEGSVFASLWFWMQFPFHSAMNVSKKDMLYFFMKSFSFMPEMVSRAVYNLYVGTLRENEYPKLRSELGHAIGDAFLRCPEVFFGEKLSQHNSNVYYYNMVYHSATATHLDPWFGLTHFEDVQYVFGMPLRDRPPKKYSPADAEFSRYVMHIWVTFSKTGVPPMVDGDAWPLFDTKDHKVVSLDHNHTHTETLRQLDRCRFWEALQKPNLQSGLSDCL, from the exons GTCATGATGCCTCTTGTCTCCACTGCCATGGTCATCGGCATCGCGATGGCCATTGCAGACCCGGTCGTCGTGACGGAGAACGGCAGCGTCCAGGGAACAATGCTGACCATGTTCAATGGAACGAGTGTGGTGGACGCCTACCTTGGGATACCGTACGCTGCGCCACCTGTCGGAGAACGTCGTTTCAAGGAGCCGATTCCGCCCGTCCCATGGGAGCCATACACGCTGCAAGCAACGAAAAAGAGCCCGGCATGCATACAGTTCTCGCCAGCAAACCCACTGCCACCTTGGGTATCGAATGAAAGCGAACAGAGTGAGGACTGCCTCTACCTGAATGTATGGACACCACGGGAAAAAAGAAACGGCACGGAAAGCTTGCGAAACGTGATGGTGTGGATCCACGGCGGGGGTTTCAATTTTGGGTCAGCCTCAATGGATGTTTACGACGGTGCCGTCCTGGCTGCTGTGGAAGACGTGGTTGTCGTGTCGATGAACTACCGTCTAGGTATATTCGGATTCCTCGCACTGCCAAACGATAGGACGCCAGCTGCGGGAAACCAGGGACTCTTGGACCAAGTGCTCGCCCTGCGATGGATCCAGGAGAACATCGTCAACTTTGGCGGTGACCCGAAGCGAGTGACGCTGTTTGGCGAGAGCGCTGGCGGATGGTCTATCGCGTACCACGCCATCTCGCCCATGGCGCGCTTGCTCTTTCATAGAGGCATCGTCCAAAGTGCCGGAGTCCTGGTCCAGCAGCTTGCTGACTCGTTCAGTACAGCGGAGACGAAGGCGATGCAGGTGGCCGATAGCGTCGGGTGCATACCAGACATGAACAACACCAGCGTCGTTAGTTGCCTGCAAAACAAAAGCGCCCACCACCTGGCCATTATGGAGGCCATTGTGTGCACCCAGTACATAATGTGCTTCACCGCCGTCTACGGCGACCAGTACCTGCCGAATGACCCTGTGACAGCCGCAGACGTGAGCGTACCCAAGGAATTCCTGCTCGGCAACGTGGAAAACGAAGGTTCCGTGTTCGCTAGCCTGTGGTTTTGGATGCAGTTCCCGTTCCATAGTGCCATGAACGTCAGCAAGAAGGACATGTTGTACTTCTTCATGAAAAGCTTCTCGTTCATGCCAGAGATGGTGTCGAGGGCGGTGTACAACTTGTACGTGGGAACGCTTCGGGAAAACGAGTACCCCAAACTGCGGTCGGAACTTGGCCACGCCATCGGTGACGCTTTCCTTCGGTGTCCCGAGGTGTTCTTCGGCGAGAAATTGTCGCAGCACAACTCTAACGTCTACTACTACAACATGGTGTATCACTCGGCTACAGCCACCCACCTTGATCCCTGGTTTGGTCTGACACACTTCGAGGACGTGCAGTACGTCTTCGGAATGCCCCTCAGGGACCGTCCTCCGAAGAAGTACTCGCCGGCTGACGCTGAATTTAGCCGCTACGTCATGCACATATGGGTGACCTTCTCAAAAACTGG GGTTCCGCCTATGGTGGACGGCGATGCGTGGCCGCTATTCGACACTAAGGACCACAAGGTGGTTAGCCTGGACCACAACCACACCCACACAGAGACGCTGCGACAACTGGACCGCTGCCGCTTCTGGGAGGCGCTGCAGAAGCCGAACCTCCAGAGCGGCCTCTCCGATTGCCTCTGA
- the LOC142582897 gene encoding cholinesterase-like isoform X2 produces the protein MVMMPLVSTAMVIGIAMAIADPVVVTENGSVQGTMLTMFNGTSVVDAYLGIPYAAPPVGERRFKEPIPPVPWEPYTLQATKKSPACIQFSPANPLPPWVSNESEQSEDCLYLNVWTPREKRNGTESLRNVMVWIHGGGFNFGSASMDVYDGAVLAAVEDVVVVSMNYRLGIFGFLALPNDRTPAAGNQGLLDQVLALRWIQENIVNFGGDPKRVTLFGESAGGWSIAYHAISPMARLLFHRGIVQSAGVLVQQLADSFSTAETKAMQVADSVGCIPDMNNTSVVSCLQNKSAHHLAIMEAIVCTQYIMCFTAVYGDQYLPNDPVTAADVSVPKEFLLGNVENEGSVFASLWFWMQFPFHSAMNVSKKDMLYFFMKSFSFMPEMVSRAVYNLYVGTLRENEYPKLRSELGHAIGDAFLRCPEVFFGEKLSQHNSNVYYYNMVYHSATATHLDPWFGLTHFEDVQYVFGMPLRDRPPKKYSPADAEFSRYVMHIWVTFSKTGVPPMVDGDAWPLFDTKDHKVVSLDHNHTHTETLRQLDRCRFWEALQKPNLQSGLSDCL, from the exons GTCATGATGCCTCTTGTCTCCACTGCCATGGTCATCGGCATCGCGATGGCCATTGCAGACCCGGTCGTCGTGACGGAGAACGGCAGCGTCCAGGGAACAATGCTGACCATGTTCAATGGAACGAGTGTGGTGGACGCCTACCTTGGGATACCGTACGCTGCGCCACCTGTCGGAGAACGTCGTTTCAAGGAGCCGATTCCGCCCGTCCCATGGGAGCCATACACGCTGCAAGCAACGAAAAAGAGCCCGGCATGCATACAGTTCTCGCCAGCAAACCCACTGCCACCTTGGGTATCGAATGAAAGCGAACAGAGTGAGGACTGCCTCTACCTGAATGTATGGACACCACGGGAAAAAAGAAACGGCACGGAAAGCTTGCGAAACGTGATGGTGTGGATCCACGGCGGGGGTTTCAATTTTGGGTCAGCCTCAATGGATGTTTACGACGGTGCCGTCCTGGCTGCTGTGGAAGACGTGGTTGTCGTGTCGATGAACTACCGTCTAGGTATATTCGGATTCCTCGCACTGCCAAACGATAGGACGCCAGCTGCGGGAAACCAGGGACTCTTGGACCAAGTGCTCGCCCTGCGATGGATCCAGGAGAACATCGTCAACTTTGGCGGTGACCCGAAGCGAGTGACGCTGTTTGGCGAGAGCGCTGGCGGATGGTCTATCGCGTACCACGCCATCTCGCCCATGGCGCGCTTGCTCTTTCATAGAGGCATCGTCCAAAGTGCCGGAGTCCTGGTCCAGCAGCTTGCTGACTCGTTCAGTACAGCGGAGACGAAGGCGATGCAGGTGGCCGATAGCGTCGGGTGCATACCAGACATGAACAACACCAGCGTCGTTAGTTGCCTGCAAAACAAAAGCGCCCACCACCTGGCCATTATGGAGGCCATTGTGTGCACCCAGTACATAATGTGCTTCACCGCCGTCTACGGCGACCAGTACCTGCCGAATGACCCTGTGACAGCCGCAGACGTGAGCGTACCCAAGGAATTCCTGCTCGGCAACGTGGAAAACGAAGGTTCCGTGTTCGCTAGCCTGTGGTTTTGGATGCAGTTCCCGTTCCATAGTGCCATGAACGTCAGCAAGAAGGACATGTTGTACTTCTTCATGAAAAGCTTCTCGTTCATGCCAGAGATGGTGTCGAGGGCGGTGTACAACTTGTACGTGGGAACGCTTCGGGAAAACGAGTACCCCAAACTGCGGTCGGAACTTGGCCACGCCATCGGTGACGCTTTCCTTCGGTGTCCCGAGGTGTTCTTCGGCGAGAAATTGTCGCAGCACAACTCTAACGTCTACTACTACAACATGGTGTATCACTCGGCTACAGCCACCCACCTTGATCCCTGGTTTGGTCTGACACACTTCGAGGACGTGCAGTACGTCTTCGGAATGCCCCTCAGGGACCGTCCTCCGAAGAAGTACTCGCCGGCTGACGCTGAATTTAGCCGCTACGTCATGCACATATGGGTGACCTTCTCAAAAACTGG GGTTCCGCCTATGGTGGACGGCGATGCGTGGCCGCTATTCGACACTAAGGACCACAAGGTGGTTAGCCTGGACCACAACCACACCCACACAGAGACGCTGCGACAACTGGACCGCTGCCGCTTCTGGGAGGCGCTGCAGAAGCCGAACCTCCAGAGCGGCCTCTCCGATTGCCTCTGA